A DNA window from Streptomyces bacillaris contains the following coding sequences:
- a CDS encoding IS630 family transposase yields the protein MARTGRPKAELILSGEERAALEGWVRRRSTPQAWALRCRIILACAEGASNKDVAVRLGSTPHAVGRWRARFVEHRIAGLGDMPRSGGPRTVTDERVAALVTKTLESAPKNATHWSTRSMAKQTGLSQSTVSRVWRAFGLQPHRSETFKLSTDPYFVDKVHDVVGLYLDPPERALVFCVDEKSQIQALDRSQPVLPMMPKVPQRVTHDYVRAGTTTLFAALEVATGKVIGSLHRRHRAEEFKKFLIKLDREVPDGLEVHLVLDNYATHKTPAIKTWLLAHPRFHLHFTPTGSSWLNLVERWFAELTNKQIRRGVHKTVQALEKDIRTWIAAWNTDPRPYIWTKTADEILERLASYLNRIPDSGD from the coding sequence GTGGCGCGTACTGGGCGGCCGAAGGCCGAGTTGATCCTGTCGGGTGAGGAACGGGCCGCGCTCGAAGGGTGGGTGCGGCGTCGGTCCACGCCGCAGGCGTGGGCCTTGCGCTGTCGGATCATCCTGGCCTGCGCGGAGGGCGCTTCGAATAAGGACGTTGCTGTCCGGCTCGGCTCGACGCCGCATGCGGTGGGCCGGTGGCGTGCGCGTTTTGTCGAGCACCGGATCGCCGGCCTGGGCGACATGCCCCGCTCGGGCGGTCCCCGGACGGTGACCGACGAGCGGGTGGCCGCATTGGTCACCAAGACGCTGGAGTCGGCGCCGAAGAACGCGACCCACTGGTCGACGCGGTCGATGGCGAAGCAGACGGGTCTGTCGCAGTCGACCGTATCGCGGGTCTGGCGGGCGTTCGGCCTGCAGCCGCACCGCTCGGAAACGTTCAAGCTGTCGACGGATCCGTACTTCGTCGACAAGGTCCACGACGTCGTCGGCCTCTATCTGGACCCGCCCGAGCGGGCCCTGGTCTTCTGCGTCGACGAGAAGTCGCAGATCCAGGCCCTGGACCGCTCTCAGCCGGTGCTGCCGATGATGCCCAAAGTGCCGCAACGCGTCACGCACGACTACGTCCGTGCCGGCACCACCACCCTGTTCGCCGCACTCGAGGTCGCCACCGGCAAGGTCATCGGTTCCCTGCACCGCCGCCACCGCGCCGAGGAGTTCAAGAAGTTCCTCATCAAGCTCGACCGGGAAGTGCCGGACGGCCTCGAGGTCCACCTGGTGCTGGACAACTACGCCACCCACAAGACCCCGGCCATCAAGACCTGGCTGCTGGCCCACCCCCGGTTCCACCTGCACTTCACACCGACCGGGTCGTCCTGGCTCAACCTGGTGGAGCGATGGTTCGCCGAGCTGACGAACAAACAGATACGGCGAGGCGTCCACAAGACCGTCCAGGCCCTGGAGAAGGACATCCGGACCTGGATCGCAGCCTGGAACACCGACCCCAGGCCCTATATCTGGACCAAGACCGCGGACGAGATCCTCGAACGCCTCGCCTCATATCTGAACAGAATTCCTGACTCAGGAGACTAG
- the trxB gene encoding thioredoxin-disulfide reductase, with protein MSADTDVRNVIVIGSGPAGYTAALYTARADLKPLVFEGSVTAGGALMNTTEVENFPGFPEGIVGPDLMDNMRAQATRFGAELVPDDIVAVDLTGDIKTVTDSSGAVHRARAVIVTTGSQHRRLNLEREDELSGRGVSYCATCDGFFFRDRDIVVVGGGDTAMEEATFLTRFARSVTVVHRRSTLRASQAMQSRAFADDKISFAFDSEIAEIKEENGALSGLVLRDTFSGRTRDLDATGLFVAIGHDPRTELFAGQLDLDDEGYLKVEAPSTRTNIPGVFGAGDVVDHTYRQAITAAGSGCAAALDAERYLAALTDTEAGAEPEMTPAAV; from the coding sequence GTGAGCGCCGACACGGACGTCCGGAACGTCATCGTCATCGGCTCCGGCCCTGCCGGATACACCGCCGCCCTCTACACGGCGCGCGCCGACCTCAAGCCGCTGGTCTTCGAAGGCTCGGTGACCGCGGGCGGCGCGCTCATGAACACCACAGAAGTGGAGAACTTCCCCGGCTTCCCCGAGGGCATCGTCGGCCCGGACCTCATGGACAACATGCGGGCCCAGGCGACACGCTTCGGCGCCGAGTTGGTCCCCGACGACATCGTCGCCGTCGACCTCACGGGCGACATCAAGACGGTCACCGACAGCAGCGGAGCGGTCCACCGGGCCCGCGCCGTGATCGTGACCACCGGATCGCAGCACCGCAGGCTGAATCTGGAGCGCGAGGACGAGCTGTCGGGCCGCGGCGTCTCCTACTGCGCGACCTGCGACGGCTTCTTCTTCCGCGACCGCGACATCGTGGTCGTCGGCGGCGGCGACACCGCGATGGAGGAAGCCACGTTCCTCACCCGGTTCGCCCGCTCCGTCACGGTCGTCCACCGCCGCAGCACGCTGCGGGCCTCCCAGGCCATGCAGAGCCGCGCGTTCGCCGACGACAAGATCTCCTTCGCCTTCGACAGCGAGATCGCAGAGATCAAGGAGGAGAACGGCGCGCTGTCAGGCCTCGTCCTGCGCGACACGTTCAGCGGCCGGACGCGCGACCTGGACGCCACGGGCCTGTTCGTCGCGATCGGCCACGACCCCCGCACGGAACTCTTCGCCGGTCAGCTGGACCTGGACGACGAGGGATACCTGAAGGTCGAGGCCCCCTCGACCCGCACGAACATCCCCGGCGTCTTCGGTGCGGGAGACGTCGTCGACCACACCTACCGCCAGGCGATCACCGCTGCCGGTTCGGGATGCGCCGCAGCCCTGGACGCCGAGCGCTACCTCGCGGCTCTCACCGACACCGAGGCGGGCGCGGAACCCGAGATGACCCCGGCAGCTGTCTGA
- a CDS encoding MerR family transcriptional regulator — MDDEHMQIGEVAARTELSLRTIRHYEEVGLVTPSARSQGGFRLYTEADVARLMVIRRMKPLGFTLDEMRDLLDITDRLDAALSGDSGEREALLERMRAYERAAARKIDDLRTQLTRAEDFAETLRTRLRDAPGEAPLPALRD; from the coding sequence GTGGACGACGAGCACATGCAGATCGGCGAAGTCGCCGCGCGGACCGAGCTGTCCCTGCGCACCATCCGCCACTACGAGGAAGTCGGGCTCGTCACCCCCTCCGCCCGCTCCCAGGGCGGATTCCGCCTCTACACCGAGGCCGACGTCGCCCGGCTCATGGTCATCCGCCGGATGAAGCCTCTCGGCTTCACCCTGGACGAGATGCGCGACCTCCTCGACATCACCGACCGCCTCGACGCCGCCCTGTCGGGCGACAGCGGTGAACGCGAAGCGCTCCTGGAACGCATGAGAGCCTACGAGCGGGCCGCCGCCCGGAAGATCGACGACCTGCGCACCCAGCTGACCCGCGCGGAAGACTTCGCCGAAACCCTCCGCACCCGCCTCCGGGACGCTCCCGGCGAGGCGCCGCTGCCCGCGCTGCGGGACTAG
- a CDS encoding ArsR/SmtB family transcription factor, with protein sequence MMTSVDTELVRVLGDPLRLRIVTLLARETLCTTHLVEETGAKQTNLSNHLRVLREAGVVETEPCGRFTYYKLRPDVIAQLAGQFADLAESARTAAENKRACP encoded by the coding sequence ATGATGACGTCAGTCGACACTGAACTGGTTCGGGTGCTGGGCGATCCGCTCCGCCTCCGGATCGTGACCCTGCTCGCCCGCGAGACGCTGTGCACCACCCACCTGGTGGAGGAGACCGGTGCGAAGCAGACGAACCTCTCCAACCACCTGAGGGTCCTGCGCGAGGCAGGAGTGGTGGAGACCGAACCGTGCGGGCGCTTCACGTACTACAAGCTCCGCCCGGACGTCATCGCCCAGCTCGCCGGCCAGTTCGCCGATCTGGCCGAGTCCGCTCGTACCGCCGCCGAGAACAAGAGGGCCTGTCCGTGA
- a CDS encoding arsenate reductase ArsC: MPEKPSVLFVCVHNAGRSQMAAAWLTHLAGDRVEVRSAGSNPGDAVNPAAVEAMAEVGIDISAETPKILTVDAVKESDVCITMGCGDTCPVFPGKRYLDWKLEDPAGQGVAAVRPIRDEIKVMVEGLIKEIAPETSK, translated from the coding sequence ATGCCCGAGAAGCCCTCTGTCCTGTTCGTCTGCGTCCACAACGCCGGCCGCTCCCAGATGGCCGCCGCCTGGCTCACCCATCTCGCCGGGGACCGCGTCGAGGTCCGCTCCGCCGGATCCAACCCGGGTGACGCGGTGAACCCGGCCGCTGTCGAGGCGATGGCAGAGGTCGGCATCGACATCTCCGCCGAGACCCCCAAGATCCTCACGGTCGACGCGGTCAAGGAGTCGGACGTCTGCATCACCATGGGCTGCGGCGACACCTGCCCCGTCTTCCCCGGCAAGCGCTACCTCGACTGGAAGCTGGAAGACCCGGCCGGCCAGGGTGTGGCAGCGGTCCGCCCGATCCGCGACGAGATCAAGGTCATGGTCGAGGGCCTGATCAAGGAGATCGCGCCGGAGACGTCCAAGTGA
- the arsB gene encoding ACR3 family arsenite efflux transporter — translation MTPTQAPAMTEESSVVQRLSILDRFLAVWILLAMALGLGLGRLIPGLNDALAKVEVGGISLPIAVGLLIMMYPVLAKVRYDKLDVVTRDRKLMVSSLVINWIIGPAVMFALAWIFLPDLPEYRTGLIIVGLARCIAMVIIWNDLACGDREAAAVLVALNSVFQVIAFGLLGWLYLDLLPGWLGLGEGETLDISMWKIALNVVIFLGVPLLAGFLTRRLGEKKMGRESYEAKFLPKIGPWALYGLLFTIIILFALQGKTITSQPLDVVRIALPLLVYFAIMFFGSFVIGKAIGLAYDRTTTLAFTAAGNNFELAIAVAIATFGVTSGQALSGVVGPLIEVPVLIALVYVALAWRKRFAPTAITTSTTQH, via the coding sequence GTGACCCCCACGCAAGCACCCGCGATGACCGAGGAGTCCTCGGTCGTGCAGAGGCTGTCCATCCTGGACCGCTTCCTCGCCGTCTGGATCCTCCTGGCCATGGCTCTCGGCCTCGGCCTCGGTCGGCTGATCCCGGGGCTGAACGACGCCCTGGCGAAGGTGGAGGTCGGCGGTATCTCGCTGCCGATCGCCGTCGGTCTGCTGATCATGATGTACCCGGTACTGGCCAAGGTCCGCTACGACAAGCTCGACGTCGTCACCAGGGACCGCAAGCTGATGGTCTCCTCGCTGGTCATCAACTGGATCATCGGCCCGGCCGTCATGTTCGCCCTGGCCTGGATCTTCCTGCCGGACCTGCCCGAGTACCGCACCGGCTTGATCATCGTCGGCCTCGCCCGCTGCATCGCCATGGTCATCATCTGGAACGACCTCGCCTGCGGCGACCGCGAGGCCGCAGCCGTCCTCGTCGCCCTCAACTCCGTCTTCCAGGTCATCGCCTTCGGCCTTCTCGGATGGCTCTACCTCGACCTGCTGCCAGGCTGGCTCGGCCTCGGCGAAGGGGAGACGCTCGACATCTCCATGTGGAAGATCGCCCTCAACGTCGTCATCTTCCTCGGCGTGCCCCTGCTCGCCGGCTTCCTCACCCGCCGCCTCGGCGAGAAGAAGATGGGCCGCGAGTCCTACGAGGCGAAGTTCCTGCCGAAGATCGGCCCCTGGGCCCTCTACGGCCTGCTCTTCACGATCATCATCCTCTTCGCCCTCCAGGGGAAGACGATCACTTCGCAGCCTCTGGACGTGGTGCGGATCGCGCTTCCGCTCCTGGTGTACTTCGCGATCATGTTCTTCGGCAGCTTCGTGATCGGCAAGGCGATCGGCCTGGCCTACGACCGCACCACGACACTCGCCTTCACGGCCGCCGGGAACAACTTCGAGCTCGCCATCGCCGTGGCCATCGCCACGTTCGGAGTCACCTCGGGTCAGGCGCTCTCGGGCGTCGTCGGCCCGCTCATCGAGGTCCCGGTTCTCATCGCCCTGGTGTACGTGGCGCTGGCCTGGCGCAAGAGGTTCGCCCCGACCGCGATCACCACCAGCACCACGCAGCACTGA